TGACGATGATGAGCGCGAAGGCGGCGCAACTGACCAGCTTGGCGACCAGATAGGACCAGCGCGGCATGGGGCTGGCCATCTTGAGATCGAGCCAGCCCTGCATGCGCTCGTGGGAGACTCCGACGCCGATGCCGAAGAGGCAGGCGCCGATCATGCCAAAGCAACTGTAAGTGGCGACGAGATAAGTGGCGTATGGGGTGTGGCCATTCATGAGGCCGAAGAGCGCGTAGAACATGACCGGAAAGCCGATGACCGAGAGCGAAAAGGCGCGCAGACGCATGCGGCCGATGAATTCGTAACGCGTCTCCTGGAGGAGCGCGCGGAGATAGTAGCCGAAGCTGAGCGGAGCGGGCGGGCGGGCAATGGTTGCGGTGGTGGCGTTCATTGGAGCACCTCCTGAGAGTTTGGGGCGTGGCTTTGGGTGATGGAGAGGAATGCGTCTTCAAGGCCGGCGCTGGTGATTTCAAGACCATGCAGCGAGGCGTCGGCGGCGAACAGTTCGCGGAGCACCGGCTCGGGCGCTTCGGTATGGATGAGGAGCGCTTCGCGGTCCTGCGTCACGCTGGCCACGCCGGGAAGGGTGCTGATCCATTGAGCATCGAGCCGCGTGACGCAGCGGATGCGGCGGCCGCCGGTCTGGTGCTTGATCTGCGCGGGGGTTCCGTGCGCGACGTCTTTGCCGTCGCGGATGACGACGATGCGGCTGGCAAGCATGTCGGCCTCCTCAAGATAGTGCGTGGTGAGCAGCACGGCCTTGCCGGCGGCGGAGAGCGCGCGGATGCGGTCCCAGAGGGCGCGGCGGGATTCAATGTCCATGCCTACGGTGGGCTCGTCGAGGAAGACGAGATCGGGATTGCCGCAGAGCGCGAGGCCGAAGAGCACGCGCTGCTTCTGGCCGCCGGAGAGCTTGCCGAAGAGCCGGTTTTCAAGGCCTTCGAGCTGCGCCATGCGGACGATTTCTGCCGCGGGCAGGGGGTGGGAGTAATAGCTGCGGAAGAGATCAATGTGCTCGCGGACGCGCAACATTTCAGGCACGCGCGAGACCTGCAGCATGGCTCCCATGCGCGTGCGGGTGAGATCTTCGCGAGGGTCGCCGCCGAGGACACGCACCTGGCCCGCGTGGGGCGAGAGCAGGCCGAGCAGCAGACGCACGGCGGTGGTCTTGCCGGCTCCGTTGGGGCCAAGCAGGGCGACGACTTCGCCGGGGTAGAGTTCGAGCGAGAAACCGTCGAGGGCAGTGACCTTGCCGTAGCGGCGTGTGACCTTGTAAAGCTGCGCGATGGGCTGCCGGAGCGGAGCGGGGACGGCGGTGATCGGATGCGCGGCGGGAGAAGCAATTGTGGACATCGGGTGCCTCCTGGCCCCGGCCGGTGGCGGGGACAGATTGAGGATCGCGCGGGAGGAGCCCGGTTCCCAGTTGGGTTTGTCAGCAATCGGATGTGACAGATGTCATGCGGGAGGAATTTTAGGAGGATTTGCGAATCCGATGCGGATTTGACGCATCTTTGATATATCATAAGATATATCTTGATAGGAGAAAATTATGTTTTATAGAGGACACGATCACGAAGATCATCCCGGGAGGGAGCGCCATCGCGGCCGTCACGGCGGGTTTGGCGAGTATTTTGGCAATTTTGAGCGCGGGTTTGGCGGCGGACGCGAGCGCATGTTCGACAACGGCGAGCTGCGGCTGGTGATTTTGCAGATTCTCGCCAAGAAGCCGAGCTATGGCTACGAAATCATCAAGGAAATTGAGGAGCAACTGGCGGGCGCGTATTCACCGAGCCCGGGAGTGGTTTACCCCACGCTGACGATGCTCGAAGAGGAAGGCTACGCCGTCGTGGCCTCGACCGAGGGCAACAAGAAGCGGTATGCGGCGACAGAGCAGGGACTCGCGTACCTGAAACAGAACCAGGGCATTCTGGAAGGCATTGGCCATCGCATGGAGAAGATGGGCAAGGCCTACGGACGGGAGCGCGCGCCACAGATCATGCGAGCCATCATGAATCTGAAGTTTGCGCTGAAGGTGCGCGCCCGCAGCGGCAAGCTGAGCCCCGAACAGATAAGAAAAATTGCGGAGGCGATTGATGCCGCAGCTCGCGTCATCGACGAGGTTTGAGGCGGCGAAGCCGGTAGAGGCTTTGCAGGAAGAAGAGCGGGCGGCGCTGGAGCAGCGCTGCCGTCAACTGGAAGTGCTGGTGGGCGAACTGCTGTTGAAGAATGAGACGCTGCGCATGCGGCTGGCTGAAGGCAGAGGAGAGGACGCATGAGCTTCACAGATCCGAAGCGGTAAGGAGCGACCCTCGGCGGCTAAAGCTGCGCTCATTGCGTGAAGTTTGTGGACGAGCGAGAGCCCGTCTCCTTGAGCATGCGGAGCCACGAGGTCAGAGGCCGTCGCCAGAAGCGGTATGCGGGGCCTGGCGGCGGGCGGTGAAGTAGTTGTTGTTCCAGAGGTCGCGGTAGAAGTAGCCGGTGAGTTTTGCGGCTTCGGGGCCGTAGGTCTGGCGACCGCCTTCGAGGAAGACGACGGTGACGATGCGACCGTAGGGGGAATCCGCATAGGAGGCGAACCAGCCGAAGCGGGTGCCACCGTTGGAGCAGGTTCCGGTTTTACCCATCACAGGAAAAGCGTTGAAGCTGGCGCGGAGAGATCGGGCGGTGCCGTATTGCGTGACGGCATGCATGCCCACCTGAATCTCAGGGATGAGCGGACCGATGTTGAGCTCGCGCTTGATGCGGGGCTTGAAATCGGCCACCTGCGCGGGTGTGGTGGGGTGCTGGAGGTAGTAAAGCGTGCCGCCGTTCGCAATGGCGGAGACGAGCGCGCCGAGTTGCAGCGGCGTCATGGAGACGCTTTCTCCAAAAGAGCACATGCGGCCGACGCCGCCCATGGATTCGGGCAGCGGATGATCGGGATATTTGCCGAGATGCTCGCCGGCGATGTGCCACCCGGCCAGTTCGCCGAGGCCGAACTCGGTGGCGTAGTAATGGACGCGTGCAAAGCCGAGGCGGCGACCCAGGGTTTCAAAATAGAGATTATTGGAGTGGGCCAGCGCTTCGGTCATGTTCACGAAATAGTGGCCGCCGAGGTTGACGGGCGTGTCTTTGGTGACGATGCCCTCTTCGAGCGCGGCCAGCGCAACGGAGAGCTTGATGGTGGAGCAGGGCTCGGCGCCGCTCGAAAGCGCGAGCTTCTGATTGACCATGGCGAGGATGCGGCCATTGGCGGGATTGATGACAACGACGGTGCCGTTCATGTTGCCGAGGGCGTCAATGGCGGCCCGGCGCACAACGGGATCTTCTCCGGCGGTGATGTCGCCCGCGGTCAGATCAGTGGTGGCGAATGAGTCCGCAGTGAAGCGCTCGTAGTAGCGATGGTGCACCACGCGATGGCGATAGGCCACGGTGGAGTGATGCACGAGCCTGCGGCGGCGGAGATGGCGCGTGTGCCGGTAGTGATGGATGGGATGTTTGGTGCGGTGGGTGGTGACGGTCGCCGCGTGCGGACTGAGAGGGAGCAGCGCAAATGCCAGCGTCACCAGAAGAGCAAAAAGACGATTCCCGCGCATCCTCACCACCAGAACAGAACGTCGATTCCTGCCGGACGCTACCCGCCGGGGAATCTAGCTTCTTTATATCTGAAGATTCCCGGATTGGGGATTGGCGAGGGGCGCCCCTCGCGAATGCCGATGACGCCCCGCTTGAGGGCGTCATCGGCTGCGGGAAGGTTTACATGAGAGATGAAATCTTGCGAACTGCAGGTCCTTCGACTCCGTTTGCCGCAAAAGACGGGGCAAACCTCGCCCAGGATGACAAACTCGACGGACCTGAATCCATGACTCAGAACATTAGCGTCCGCTCTGGCGCATGAAGGCTGGAATTTCGAGATCATCGCGGTTCTCGAAGGAAAGCTCTTCAAAGCGGGCGGGGGACGGAATGGGCGCCGGGTCGGGGAAGAATGCGTTCGGCTCGGGCGCGGGCGGCTGCTCCTGCTGCGGCTCCTGCCAGGCAGGTTCCGAAGCAGGCTGCGCCGTCACGGGAATGGCCTCATAGCGCGAGGAAGACTGAGGTGCCGGGAAACTCTCGACGGCCGGCTCGGCGATGGGAGCGGATTCGATGACCGGCTCGGTGGCTTCGACGGTATTTTCCGGCTGCCGGGTGGGCTGGCGGAAGACCGAGAAGACATCCTGCACGGTGACAGGAACAAGTTCCGGCGTGGAGGCTTGCTCTTCTTCCATCTCGCTGGCAAAGCGGGGGCGGCTGGGCTGCGCGTCCTCGGCAGGAGCCTCGGCCACGGGCACCTCGACGGGCACGGTGGAGAGCATGCGCTGGCGGCGCTCGGCGGACTCCTGACGGAAGCCGGTGGCGATGACGGTGATCTTGACCTCGTCGCCCATGTCCTCATTGAGCACGGCGCCGAAAATGATGTTGGCATCTTCGTGGGCGGCGTTCTGAATGAGAGTGGAGGCCTCGTTGACCTCGCTGAGCTTGAGGGAGCTGGAGCCGGTGATGTTGATGAGGATGCCGCGCGCGCCGTCGATGGCGCCGTCTTCGAGCAACGGCGAGGCCATGGCGGCCTGGGCCGCCTCAATGGCGCGATTGGCTCCGCCACGCTGCGCTGTGCCCATGACGGCGTAGCCCATGCCGGCCATGGTGGTTTTTACGTCGGCGAAGTCGCGGTTGATGATGCCGGGGATGGTGATGATGTCAGAGATGCCCTGCACGCCCTGCCGCAGCACGTCGTCAGCGATGCGGAAGGACTCGAAGAAGCCTGTGTCCTTAGCGACGGCGAGCAGCTTTTCGTTGGGGATGACGATCATGGTATCGACGCTGTCGATGAGCTCCTGCATGCCGCGCTCGGCCTGCATCATGCGGCGCTTGCCCTCAAAGCCGAAGGGGCGCGTGATGACGGCGACGGTGAGCGCACCCATTTCGCTGGCGAGCGAGGCGATGACGGGGGCCGCTCCGGTGCCGGTGCCGCCGCCGAGACCGGCAGTGACAAAGACCATGTCCGCGCCTTCGAGAGCCTCGATGATCTTCTCGGAGTCTTCAAGAGCGGCGCGGCGGCCGACGTCGGGATTGGCTCCCGCGCCGAGGCCGCTGGTGAGCTTGGTGCCGAGCTGCAGCTTCACGGGCGCGTGCGAGAGCTGCAGCGCCTGACGGTCGGTGTTGGCCGCGATGAATTCGACGCCCTCGACGCGGGCCGCGATCATGCGGTTGACGGCGTTGCCGCCGCCGCCACCGACACCGATCACCTTGATCTTTGCGCCGCGGGGAACCTCGTCCTGATACTGGATACGAATTTCTTCGGATGGATGCATGGTCAACTCCGGGCCGGGCTATACGCTTCCGGCAAAAATGGCGCGCAGCTTGGCGCGCAGACCCTGGTCTTCCGCCGCTCGCACCATACGCGTGCGGTGGGTGTATAGAAGCAAGCCCACCAGCGCCGCATGTTCGGGCACAACGAGTTCGGCAGGCATTCGAGAAATAGGTACTGGCGTAGCGATGCGGGCGGGCACGCGTAGCAG
The DNA window shown above is from Acidobacterium capsulatum ATCC 51196 and carries:
- a CDS encoding ABC transporter ATP-binding protein, translating into MSTIASPAAHPITAVPAPLRQPIAQLYKVTRRYGKVTALDGFSLELYPGEVVALLGPNGAGKTTAVRLLLGLLSPHAGQVRVLGGDPREDLTRTRMGAMLQVSRVPEMLRVREHIDLFRSYYSHPLPAAEIVRMAQLEGLENRLFGKLSGGQKQRVLFGLALCGNPDLVFLDEPTVGMDIESRRALWDRIRALSAAGKAVLLTTHYLEEADMLASRIVVIRDGKDVAHGTPAQIKHQTGGRRIRCVTRLDAQWISTLPGVASVTQDREALLIHTEAPEPVLRELFAADASLHGLEITSAGLEDAFLSITQSHAPNSQEVLQ
- a CDS encoding PadR family transcriptional regulator, which encodes MFYRGHDHEDHPGRERHRGRHGGFGEYFGNFERGFGGGRERMFDNGELRLVILQILAKKPSYGYEIIKEIEEQLAGAYSPSPGVVYPTLTMLEEEGYAVVASTEGNKKRYAATEQGLAYLKQNQGILEGIGHRMEKMGKAYGRERAPQIMRAIMNLKFALKVRARSGKLSPEQIRKIAEAIDAAARVIDEV
- a CDS encoding penicillin-binding transpeptidase domain-containing protein, which translates into the protein MRGNRLFALLVTLAFALLPLSPHAATVTTHRTKHPIHHYRHTRHLRRRRLVHHSTVAYRHRVVHHRYYERFTADSFATTDLTAGDITAGEDPVVRRAAIDALGNMNGTVVVINPANGRILAMVNQKLALSSGAEPCSTIKLSVALAALEEGIVTKDTPVNLGGHYFVNMTEALAHSNNLYFETLGRRLGFARVHYYATEFGLGELAGWHIAGEHLGKYPDHPLPESMGGVGRMCSFGESVSMTPLQLGALVSAIANGGTLYYLQHPTTPAQVADFKPRIKRELNIGPLIPEIQVGMHAVTQYGTARSLRASFNAFPVMGKTGTCSNGGTRFGWFASYADSPYGRIVTVVFLEGGRQTYGPEAAKLTGYFYRDLWNNNYFTARRQAPHTASGDGL
- the ftsZ gene encoding cell division protein FtsZ, with protein sequence MHPSEEIRIQYQDEVPRGAKIKVIGVGGGGGNAVNRMIAARVEGVEFIAANTDRQALQLSHAPVKLQLGTKLTSGLGAGANPDVGRRAALEDSEKIIEALEGADMVFVTAGLGGGTGTGAAPVIASLASEMGALTVAVITRPFGFEGKRRMMQAERGMQELIDSVDTMIVIPNEKLLAVAKDTGFFESFRIADDVLRQGVQGISDIITIPGIINRDFADVKTTMAGMGYAVMGTAQRGGANRAIEAAQAAMASPLLEDGAIDGARGILINITGSSSLKLSEVNEASTLIQNAAHEDANIIFGAVLNEDMGDEVKITVIATGFRQESAERRQRMLSTVPVEVPVAEAPAEDAQPSRPRFASEMEEEQASTPELVPVTVQDVFSVFRQPTRQPENTVEATEPVIESAPIAEPAVESFPAPQSSSRYEAIPVTAQPASEPAWQEPQQEQPPAPEPNAFFPDPAPIPSPARFEELSFENRDDLEIPAFMRQSGR